A genomic segment from Scomber japonicus isolate fScoJap1 chromosome 11, fScoJap1.pri, whole genome shotgun sequence encodes:
- the akap11 gene encoding A-kinase anchor protein 11 isoform X1, which translates to MDACARIRGAPLRSRASVRKETVRDSGAQCVKSLFRNKKELCSIGLELPARDATRLTEIHFVCLPGQCEGEDVVQQALSSLPAGLCELLRSFHVHSLKNDEVLLFKDSRRLAEHKDAGPQCWLKAVCVLRNTPSANVYPQASVASLVGLLGCYVAGVRYALELQALQRGTAESSQPEEDDTNQSVSSIEDDFVTALEHLEEDDTGDNPSAASYRHFKKRDVASQTVPAHKRRKELSGSRIIISSSSKKYSAKHKSGPDVSVTVQKSSGMETQWTYCSPGARLPSPSIHVSESEESDCSSPSPIIFLDEVGYQKSLLAKLDIPQVPGGPRERVEDSDSEVSEFFDSFDQFDDLEELSSESCTLTLPLDAISAPTTQKKSTEASTSGSASKYVSRGCSTKGMNPHRFDQPTLPANVKKPTPLKPGSPYSLHSEVPDSPRPVQTPSEDNGGPLFSPISSSAFSPLVDSSGTLEYFWKKDEDGQDSSELRKPQDLCSLYKTYSDFASSLSKEILGSVCGYQSAVDISDNKNLSCVCHKEFKNPSGYLMKLSEIQETVTVAKLQKKSQSLKDGIQRFATDLVEMSLGSALRDLQKGVSSCTTTLCHLAARLTSSVFQMAFHEIGMRHAYVLKERAINGLAGFLVGEAVSGALKDFLTVKKQIFHSTVTRFAADLAEELVFEGIMEVCQFSHPSTPRTPSDWSFGHGQEEEEEEEVVSSYASDLSESVIQEAFIELSQADVAFTSQAAISVSLDNICYVSAENTSTHTCSTFANQQIFSASSATAVPGPSGEDATCTVKKALFTVSGMASCIPVPQAGQALSHIQDPEETCQNKSSLPDTSEASSKRVAVSASDTTTSTQTHLYSHGTQTPIGGGGDPSQGKSSFQNFSGNMVDMIVTEACELITASKMKKSFGECAGFLTKTIGSQRGSSPKQETDNYEDPDSPLRQGVNRECFRYDCRDSDYDRKGVPVEQATDISIPHISFQTGSQSQEKASCESEPRTRGVVETHPVIMDTLDVPATEMGRQGRISVGDDSAPSSGQKSGGTPGTPPSTPQQPSEVSKEKQIKQFSKKLKSKLAKEFSPATPPPTPHYQPEPGPGPKDITPEADKAEFMLKLMRSLSEEADGNEDEEEDELAEEGGVGGTNRCLETGGGRHELNQMSARRMSNKEALHYAERLACHIVSMATEMDTLGVAEEEGEMCKGNERRRDSVAQFSEQTLNTLWVYAGEVAGEVINDVKRMVSSAQQCPYHRALRRRSLDRSSSECLHYHHHHQSQTSTDQNRDWRVGRLAEQWSNDLIASVLRSPTSTSSTISSSSSGLSSEYPSCESVTDEYAGYLIRVLKKEGGSRELVLDQYASRLAYRSIKQGLAHASRKIKQRSSSTRLHSSKSLPDEWKASCSEASSPSDRAESVSGSSGDDAQCCCKDSEEQGQRDYMDLVNFAESLAYNITCDVTRKLHLSSVRLPKSLTDPCLYKKSKLENMAENLIRNSFSCPLLSKESKSRHYHSTGSLYDGGYSGRVMQVIEHYARKIVDDTLKMSLASVGHSSRDHQRIQGQDRNSHTQRLSEGTALGQALGERTCRYCQVQECPYCTKLSRYHHQPVLQRRKRGQECQTRADRLSGLEIPKIHIDLDHRAAFAEEMVSMAMETAKRELSNTSLNADSGIGHDGTSYAESLTAEIMTSALSNVCQTANISSPGREATESTVSQQLSVGDDSLGSWSNLSFEDDHPDDNSSFLHLSDSSNGNSSSWSSLGLEGEACEERMSFSPSDSDNTEDKETEVKEESSGTLCVDRTQLQAFRTALVIVNSDVRELWHGPQHFTFDPQLRSMLQWVAASMADIPQIQLSPDRELQQLPAVVQRLRERKWRVGELLHTLLRYCEENQSHSHSQPREEALQADRECHRIPLFQWLLEHA; encoded by the exons ATGGATGCCTGCGCCCGTATTAGAGGAGCCCCACTAAGGTCCAGGGCCTCAGTCCGGAAAGAG acTGTGCGTGACAGTGGGGCGCAGTGTGTGAAGAGCCTCTTTAGGAACAAGAAGGAGCTATGCAGCATTGGCCTAGAGCTCCCAGCCAGAGACGCCACAAGACTGACAGAG ATTCATTTTGTGTGTCTGCCTGGTCAGTGTGAAGGGGAAGATGTCGTTCAACAG GCTCTGTCGTCCCTTCCAGCGGGGCTGTGTGAGCTGCTCAGGTCCTTCCACGTTCACAGCCTCAAGAATGACGAAGTTCTGCTGTTCAAAGACTCCCGCAGGCTGGCAGAGCACAAGGACGCCGGGCCTCAG TGTTGGTtaaaggctgtgtgtgtgctgaggaACACCCCCAGCGCAAACGTCTACCCTCAGGCTAGTGTAGCATCACTGGTGGGCTTGCTTGGGTGCTACGTGGCAGGTGTCCGCTATGCTTTGGAGCTACAGGCTCTTCAGAGGGGAACAGCTGAGTCCAGCCAGCCAGAGGAAGATGACACCAACCAGTCTGTCTCATCAATTGAAGATGACTTTGTCACAGCCCTGGAGCATCTTGAGGAGGACGACACAGGAGACAATCCCT CTGCAGCTTCCTATCGCCATTTTAAAAAACGAGATGTGGCATCACAGACAGTCCCAGCGCACAAGAGACGGAAGGAATTATCAGGTTCCCGCATTATCATTAGCTCGTCTTCGAAGAAGTATTCAGCCAAGCATAagtcaggtccagatgtgtctgTGACAGTGCAGAAGTCATCGGGCATGGAAACCCAGTGGACTTACTGCAGTCCCGGAGCTCGTCTCCCCTCGCCTTCAATTCATGTCAGTGAATCTGAGGAGTCAGACTGTTCCAGCCCCAGCCCAATCATTTTCTTGGATGAGGTGGGTTACCAGAAGAGCCTGCTGGCTAAGCTAGATATCCCCCAGGTGCCCGGAGGCCCTAGAGAGCGGGTTGAAGATTCAGACTCTGAAGTCAGTGAATTCTTTGATAGTTTTGATCAGTTTGATGACCTAGAGGAGCTGAGCTCAGAGAGCTGCACTCTCACACTGCCTCTGGACGCCATCAGTGCCCCAACCACACAGAAGAAGTCAACTGAGGCCAGCACCAGTGGGTCAGCATCCAAATATGTTTCTAGAGGCTGCTCGACAAAGGGTATGAATCCTCACCGCTTTGACCAGCCCACTCTCCCAGCCAATGTGAAAAAACCCACTCCTCTAAAGCCAGGCTCTCCCTACTCACTCCATTCAGAGGTGCCTGACTCCCCTCGGCCCGTGCAGACCCCCTCTGAGGACAATGGTGGCCCACTCTTCAGTCCCATCAGCTCTTCTGCATTCAGCCCCCTGGTGGACTCTAGTGGAACACTGGAATACTTCTGGAAGAAAGATGAGGATGGACAGGACAGCTCAGAGCTACGTAAACCTCAAGATCTCTGTTCTCTGTATAAGACCTATTCAGACTTTGCCAGCAGCCTGTCGAAAGAAATTCTGGGGTCTGTGTGTGGCTATCAATCTGCCGTTGACATTAGTGACAACAAGAATCTTAGCTGTGTCTGCCACAAGGAATTCAAGAACCCATCGGGCTACCTGATGAAGCTCTCAGAAATCCAAGAGACTGTAACAGTGGCCAAGCTGCAGAAGAAGTCCCAGTCTCTGAAAGATGGTATTCAGAGGTTTGCCACCGACCTTGTGGAAATGAGCCTGGGCAGTGCCTTGCGTGACCTCCAAAAAGGTGTATCGTCCTGTACCACCACCCTGTGTCACCTAGCTGCCAGGCTCACCTCCTCAGTGTTTCAGATGGCCTTTCATGAGATTGGCATGCGCCACGCCTATGTGTTGAAGGAACGAGCAATTAATGGCTTAGCTGGCTTCCTGGTTGGGGAGGCTGTGTCTGGTGCGCTGAAAGACTTCCTAACAgtgaaaaagcagatttttcaCAGCACAGTGACACGTTTTGCTGCTGATCTGGCTGAAGAGCTGGTGTTTGAAGGCATAATGGAAGTGTGCCAGTTCTCTCACCCCTCAACCCCTCGCACCCCTAGTGATTGGTCCTTTGGCCATgggcaagaggaagaggaagaggaggaggtggtttCCTCCTATGCTTCAGACTTGTCTGAGTCTGTTATCCAGGAGGCCTTCATAGAGCTCTCTCAGGCTGATGTTGCCTTCACTAGCCAAGCAGCTATCAGTGTGTCTCTGGACAACATCTGTTATGTCAGCGCAGAGAACACCAGCACTCACACCTGCAGTACCTTTGCCAACCAGCAGATTTTCAGTGCCAGCTCAGCTACAGCAGTCCCAGGGCCCTCGGGAGAGGATGCTACCTGCACAGTGAAGAAAGCTCTGTTCACTGTATCGGGAATGGCCAGCTGTATTCCTGTGCCCCAAGCGGGACAAGCCCTCTCCCACATCCAGGATCCCGAAGAGACCTGCCAAAATAAGTCTAGCTTGCCAGATACATCAGAGGCCAGCTCCAAAAGAGTAGCAGTATCTGCCTCCGATACCACCACATCTACTCAAACTCACCTTTACAGCCATGGAACTCAAACCCccataggaggaggaggagaccccTCCCAAGGAAAGTCGTCATTCCAAAACTTCTCTGGCAACATGGTGGATATGATCGTAACTGAAGCTTGTGAACTAATAACTGCTTCTAAGATGAAGAAGAGTTTTGGTGAATGTGCTGGTTTCCTTACAAAGACAATTGGAAGTCAAAGGGGCTCTTCTCCTAAGCAGGAGACTGATAATTATGAGGATCCAGATTCTCCTTTGAGGCAAGGAGTGAACAGAGAGTGTTTCAGATATGATTGTAGAGATTCTGATTATGATAGGAAGGGCGTTCCTGTTGAGCAAGCAACAGACATTAGCATTCCACACATTTCCTTTCAGACAGGCTCTCAAAGCCAGGAGAAAGCCAGCTGTGAGTCGGAGCCCCGGACCAGAGGCGTGGTTGAAACACATCCTGTCATAATGGATACTCTTGATGTGCCGGCTACAGAGATGGGTAGACAAGGGAGGATATCTGTTGGAGACGACTCAGCCCCAAGCTCTGGGCAAAAGTCTGGCGGGACACCTGGCACGCCTCCTTCCACCCCTCAGCAGCCCAGTGAGGTGTCCAAAGAGAAACAGATAAAACAGTTCTCCAAGAAGCTGAAAAGCAAGCTGGCTAAGGAGTTTTCCCCTGCTACTCCCCCTCCAACCCCTCACTATCAGCCCGAGCCAGGCCCAGGGCCAAAAGACATCACTCCTGAGGCAGACAAGGCTGAGTTCATGCTCAAGCTGATGAGGTCTCTTTCTGAGGAGGCAGATGGcaatgaagatgaagaggaggatgaattGGCAGAAGAGGGTGGTGTTGGTGGCACTAACAGATGTTTAGAGACAGGGGGCGGCAGGCATGAATTGAACCAGATGTCTGCTCGCAGAATGTCTAACAAGGAAGCTCTCCATTATGCAGAGCGATTGGCTTGTCAcattgtctccatggcaacagagaTGGACACCCTGGGAgtggcagaggaggagggagagatgtgCAAGGGCaacgagaggaggagagacagtgtGGCTCAGTTCTCAGAGCAGACTCTGAATACCTTATGGGTGTATGCTGGGGAGGTAGCAGGAGAGGTCATCAATGATGTGAAAAGGATGGTGAGCTCTGCACAGCAGTGTCCATATCACAGAGCTCTCAGAAGACGAAGCTTGGACAGGTCTAGCTCTGAATGTTTGCAttaccaccaccatcaccagtCTCAAACCAGTACAGACCAGAACAGAGACTGGAGAGTAGGGAGGCTAGCTGAGCAGTGGTCTAATGACCTTATTGCCTCTGTTCTCCGGTCTCCCACATCCACTTCAAGCACcatctccagctccagctctggCCTGTCCTCAGAATATCCTAGCTGTGAGAGTGTGACAGATGAATATGCTGGCTACCTCATCAGGGTGCtgaaaaaggagggaggcagtAGGGAGTTGGTCTTAGATCAGTATGCGAGCCGTTTGGCGTACCGCTCCATAAAACAAGGCTTGGCTCATGCCAGTCGCAAAATCAAGCAGAGGTCCTCAAGCACCCGCCTTCACTCCTCAAAGTCCCTGCCAGATGAATGGAAGGCTTCTTGTAGTGAGGCTTCATCACCCAGTGACAGagcagagtcagtgtctggttCCTCGGGCGATGATGCTCAGTGTTGTTGCAAGGACTCTGAAGAGCAGGGCCAGAGGGATTACATGGATCTGGTCAACTTTGCAGAGTCCTTAGCATACAACATCACCTGTGATGTCACACGCAAGCTTCATCTTTCCTCTGTGCGCCTGCCGAAGTCTCTCACTGACCCGTGTCTTTATAAGAAATCCAAACTTGAAAACATGGCCGAGAATCTCATCAGGAACTCTTTCTCCTGCCCTCTGTTGTCCAAGGAGAGTAAGAGCAGGCATTACCACAGCACAGGAAGCCTGTATGATGGAGGCTACAGCGGTAGGGTGATGCAGGTCATCGAGCATTACGCCAGGAAAATAGTCGATGACACTTTGAAGATGAGCCTGGCTTCAGTTGGACATTCATCCCGGGACCACCAGAGGATCCAAGGCCAAGACAGAAACTCTCACACTCAGAGGTTGTCTGAGGGAACAGCACTGGGTCAAGCCCTGGGGGAGAGGACGTGCCGTTATTGTCAGGTCCAGGAGTGCCCCTACTGCACCAAGCTTAGCAGGTACCACCACCAGCCTGTActacagaggaggaaaagggggcAGGAATGTCAGACGAGGGCTGACCGCCTCTCTGGACTAGAGATTCCCAAGATCCATATTGACCTGGACCACAGGGCAGCATTCGCGGAGGAGATGGTGTCAATGGCAATGGAGACAGCTAAACGGGAGCTAAGCAACACCAGCCTTAATGCCGACAGTGGCATCGGCCACGATGGAACCAGCTACGCCGAAAGCCTAACTGCTGAGATCATGACCTCGGCCCTGTCCAATGTCTGCCAGACTGCCAACATCAG CTCTCCGGGCAGGGAAGCCACAGAGTCCACTGTGTCCCAGCAGTTGAGTGTAGGAGATGACAGTCTGGGCAGTTGGTCTAACTTGAGCTTTGAGGATGACCATCCAGACGACAACAGCAGCTTCCTCCACCTCAGTGACAG CAGCAATGGGAACAGCAGTAGCTGGAGCAGTCTGGGCCTGGAGGGGGAGGCTTGTGAGGAGCGCATGTCATTCTCCCCCTCTGACAG TGACAATACAGAGGACAAGGAGACTGAGGTCAAAGAGGAATCCAGTG GGACTCTGTGTGTGGACAGGACTCAGCTACAGGCTTTCAGGACTGCGCTCGTCATCGTGAACTCAGATGTCAGGGAACTCTGGCACGGCCCCCAACATTTTACCTTCGACCCTCAGCTCAGGAGCATGCTGCAGTGGGTGGCAGCCTCCATGGCCGACATCCCCCAGATCCAACTGAGTCCTGACAGAGAGCTCCAGCAG CTTCCAGCAGTGGTCCAAAGGCTTCgggagaggaagtggagggTGGGAGAGCTGCTGCACACCCTGCTGCGTTACTGTGAAGAGAATCAGTCGCATAGTCACTCTCAGCCCAGAGAGGAGGCACTCCAGGCAGACAGAGAATGTCACCGCATCCCCCTCTTCCAGTGGCTCCTGGAGCACGCCTAG